From Ictalurus punctatus breed USDA103 chromosome 26, Coco_2.0, whole genome shotgun sequence:
aaacaaaggcaacctgagttaacagacaatgcagtttttatttgttttgattttttttaaatgaaaagaaaaaacaattctccaacacctatcaccaatgtgaaaaactaattgcccccttaaacttaaaatctggatGTGCCACCTTCAACAggaataactgcaaccaaacgcttccgattactggagatcagtctttcacttacatCTAGGACTAGGAtgtactcctatgctttggatcattgtgaACTTATgcacttatggactgaagaccggacattctacTTTAGGAGAAATTtaagcagaattcatgtttccctcaattattgcaagttggccaggctctgaagcagaaaagcatccccacaccatcacacctccaccaccatgcttgaccataggtatgttctttttgtggaattctctGTTTGatttactccagatgtaacgggacccctgttttctaaaacagttccactttcaactcattaatccacagaacattctcccaaaagatttgaggtgtgttttggcaaaattcataTGAGCTTTTACGTTCTTCTgcgttagcagtggttttcacctcaccaatcttccatggatgccattgtCAGTGTCTTTCTAATAGTAGAGTCATAAACAGTGACCTTTTTTGATGCatgagaggcctgtaggtcctttgatgttgttcttggctcttttgtgacttcctggatgagtcgttgtgctgttggaggaattttggaaggtcggccacctCTGGGAAGATTCACTACTGTGATgactttttccatttggagataatgtctCTCTTGGAGATAatgttctttggagtcccagagcctttgaaatagcttcaTAACCCTtcaatcactttcttcctcataatttctggaatttctttcaactttggcatagtgtgttactgggtaagaccttttaaccaatttcatgctgttgaaaaagttctatttaagtgttggtttgattgaacagggtttgcagtaatctgaatacagtttcataggcttagggaattagtaactactggggaaaatacattttcacacaggcccagttggtattggataacttttttgtttcaataaataacattatcatttaaaaactatattttgtgtttactcaggttgcctttgtgtgtgtatatacacacacaccaatacagtacacacattttCTGAAAAGTTTCCAGGTTGccaatatattttacaataacaataactgaCTCACTCAGTGGAGCTTGCACTAAGCTCACTGGATGGGACATGGAATGGTTTGTCATAGCAGTCTCTGTAGAGCTGAGGCATCTCCAACATCCGGGAGATCTGCACACTCATCACAGGATCGTTCACTTTATCtggacacaaaaaaaacaacaagaaaaaggaaaatacaTGACTTAGTTCAACTCTCTATTACAGTACATAcagctcactgaaactggacagttaaatattagaaaaacattgcctggtctttttccctTCTTTAACTCTCCAGTTTCTGTGCGTTTGAGGATCCATGTTttgtgcatcctgagatgcttttctgctcaccacggttgtaaagagtggttatttaatTTACCCTAGCCTTCTGTTAGTTTCAAGGTGTTTCTGCGTCttagaactgctgctcactggatttctttttctctctttactcAGACTGTCGTGTCATGAGCTAAGCATTTCAGTAACTACATCCCGAAGCGGTACATTCTCAGAGGAAGACCACTAAGTGTATTAACTAATGCAAAAGGAAAATGTCTGGAAACAAACCAAGGCCAAAAATTACACTGCaatataaaaaacatttcacacagcaaGGCTGATAATTAAATATTCTTCCAGATGTGTGGCGCACTCTACCCGAATACCAAGATTATTCTGAATTTCGTTGATGGCATCGAGGTCACTCAGGCTAGTTTCCCAAAAAAGCACTATAACGTTAAGAAAGGTCATCTTAAGTAGTTGAGAGCGTATTCAGTATGATGCTCAGTCAAACATTTAGACAGTATATATGTTGTGATGCTGTCTGGACAGAAATTTTTAGAGAATCTTAAGATTGTTTTTATAGCGAGTCTGTAATGCCTGCGTAAGGATTCAAGTGTATCTCTGCAGCTTGCTTACAAAACGAGGAGGCCATGATCTCTCTCTGCTCACGCGAAGTTTTAAGGGAACCGCGTACTCGGAGCAAATCTCCGATCTGCAACACTgagctgctcctctctgcctcCTGGAGCTTCCTCAACTGCTCCTCTATGTTAAAGCCACCTCCAGCAGGACCTCTAACTGCAGCTAACATAACAATTATAGCTTCAGTTCAggcaaaaaaaagtaaatgtggTTAAGAGAGAATAAAATCTAGCCGGAAATGAAAGCCTTACCCTTTACCGAGTCTCCATGATCTCGCCATTTCTCATCTTTCCAGCACAGACAGTTGATGACTCCAGTACTGTCAtccactaatatatatatatatatatatatatatatatatatatatatatatatatatatatatatatatatatagagagagagagagagagagagagcaaacatTAATCAGCATAAAGCTTCTTCATGAAGCTGAGATAACTTATGGACCACAATGAAACTGAATTACTGCACTGTAGTAtaaattttgatttatttaaacagcAAGGAACATTTACAGTATAAGACACATGTATCAGGTTTACCTCCGTAGCAGTAAAAGTCTTCTCTCTCCCGTCTGTACACCACAGTGCCCAATACATCCACCTGGAACAGCGGGTGACTTTTATAGAAGAAGATTCCTGtgggtaattaaaaaaatatgtattttaaatgtacaactgtgcaaaacaattgtGTCGTATTGTTGTTTAAAAGCTTTAGTTTCCACTTCATCAAGGGTTCATGCTTTAAGCCTAGAACATTGCCATGTGGAAAACCTGGAACTTGTCGAGACTCTCTGATCTGTAGGATGTCTTTAACATAAAGCCTGGCGTAGGCAGAGAACACAGGGTCCAGTCCCCACAGCAGTGAAGGCGGTTCATCTTCAGCACTGCCCTGATCACCGTCCATCATACATGAATCCTAGCTACagaatatacaggtgcatctcaaaaaagaatattgtggaaaagtttatttttttcagtaatttaatttaaaaagtggaactttcatatattgtagattcatgacacataaagtgaaatatttcaagactttttttgttgtaatcttgAGGATTatggtttacagctcatggaaatcaaaaacgCAGTATCTCACAATATTaggataaagaatttataatacagaaatgtcgaccttctgaaaaatatgttaatttatgcactcggTATTTGGTCgaggctttaatccttttgcatgaattactgcatcagtgcggcgtggcatggaggcgatcagcctgtggcactgctgaggtgtttgttctggaagcccaggttgctttgatagcggccatcagctcgtctgtattgttgggtctggtgtctctcagagattctctatggggttcaggtcattcgggtcggctggccaatcaagcacagtaataccatggtcagcaaaccagttactagtagttttggcactgtgggcaggtacaagtcctgctggaaaaggaaatcagcgtctccataaagctcgtcagcagatggaacatgaagtgctctaaaatctcctggtagacgctgcatcgactctcgacttgagaaaacacagtggaccaacaccagcagatgacatggcaacccaaatcatcactgactgtggaaacttcacactggacttcaagcagctcggattctgttcctctccactcttcctccagactctggaaccttgatttccaaatgaaatgcaaaatttactctCATCTTCTCCATGATTGTgattgtgtactgaaccagacagagattaaagcctcaggaaacctttgcaggtgttttgacttaatcagctgattagagtcttctcaggtcgacattcctgtattataaatttaatattttgcgATACtgaatttttgatttccatgagcagtaagccgtaatcatcaagattaaaacaaaaaagcttgAACTATTtcattttatctgtaatgaatctagaatatatgaaagtttcactttttgaattaaactaCGGGGGGAAATGatcttttccacgatattctaatttttttaagTGCACCTGTAGAAGTATAGTATTATCAGAGAGGCAGGAGACAGGCTTGACTTAAtggacaaaagaaaagaaaaaccactACATGGACAACGCATTTTTCTAAAAGAAGTCtatattgataaataaataaataaataaataaataaataaataaattgcttaGTTGGCAAGTAAACTGACAGACAATGCTTCTTTGTCCTTTGTGGACTGAAGGCCAAATACTGCCTTATCTAAGGTCAGAATAACatccacaaatgcacacacgGCTGTATTCCAAATAGTGCCGCAATggacatatagtgcactagttAGAGTGCACACGCCATTATTTTATACATTCACTTATATAATGAGTAGCGAGTCATTTGTACTTCGGCTCACGAATTCAACGCCCGCTTTAACAGCTTAGCTATTTTTTATGAGCTACTTAGTTATCTGCATTAAAGGATACTGAAATGCCACATGGAagagtaaatctgaaaataaaaataattttaaaaaactcacTGTAGCTACAGCTAAAGCGTAACAGGAAACCGGACAAGATGTCCTTATTCTTCGCTATTTCTCCGACTGTCACATACAGACTGAGCGCACACACTGCCCCCTACCGTACTGAGTGGATATGGCAGTTAAACCAACAGTACGACATTTAGGATGCGTCTCACTCAGCTCCTTAGTTCAGGGAGAtgcttctcaatactcaaaATGATGCTTCCTCGTTTCCTCGCTCCTCCGTCCTCCAGCCCGTGACCCGGAAATCGATCGAAGTGGAAATCAACCATCTTGAAGGAGGAACGAGGagtgaggaagcttccagaggagCTACAGTAGTAGCGAGGACACACAGGTGTATCCTATGCGGAAGTGACGCACGTAtaaattcccctcctcctttacatctgcCACAATCTCAAGCAAAAAGTCATTTGATGATTTGATGggattttgtgtgaaatataattaaataataatatgcttacaATAATTAATTGATACTTGCATGTTTGGATACGCAAAGCCGCACAAAAatgtgtatattgtatataatgatgtattattcattcattcgttgtagaataacccagacatttcacatactatcagtgcatttagctttattaagaatgtttttattaacCGAGCTCCAACAATATAACGGcagatcaatcaatcaatcaatcaatcaatcaatcaatcaataagcTTAACGGCAGATCCCTGAAGCGCAGTGAGGTCACCCGGCCAAGCACAGTCATCATTCACTTACGTCGCTTTGGACTGACGCTTGAGAAAGCGAGGATATTCCATTCGACTTGCATCGATTCCTCTCTCCTTACATCTCATCCTTGCATCCTTTCCTCACATcctaagggggtggagctaaggTGCAAGGAACGGAAGCGAGGAAATGAGGATGCGCACATAAGAAATGAGACCCAcccactatgttcccttactggaaatgacgtaatattttctgaagccttaAAAGAAGGGGGACGAACTCTTAACCAACTtcatctacaaatgtaagtatcTTGATAtcgttgtagctctcaaatgaatACTTACATTAGTGTTTTATTTGGCAttctatatacggtttgtttgagtctaacaagttttaagtgtttaatgattattatttttttaaatcctctaGCTAGCAcacgatcctgcttgaagttccatgacagaaacacattttattaatcTAACAAATTTCTATAACATgtaatgtcagaaagatatcggtcctgccTGTTGATAAATGCCACTGGTGAGgttttacaacgcgagtacaTAGTCATGTCACCCAATGTTTAGTGAGCCAGGGCTCTCACCAGTGCCTCAACTCGTGTACACGATATATTGGTTCAtgacctagggagctgattgagacgcatcCTTAGACCGCAAATACAGCTAAACTACGGAGTCCTTTGCAGTTcgagtttgcttctttagttgtACGCTACACGCAGCTAACAATTACTGGTTCTCAGAATGTTctggattattttccttcacAAATTAAAAGTGCTCCTGAAATATCTTTTAGGCCTTCGTCATGTTGTAAGACTCCTTCTGAGGGTTTCTGAAACATGAAAGAAACAAGAACCCCTAATAGGTTCCTAGGAGAacttgtctttcttttctttcttttttgtgttgTACCTCTGGGTGGCACTCTTACaatagaacagaacagaatagtccataaaaaatgtaaatattctgacaatttatattaaaatattccagcattacattcaaaataataaacactgacCCATGcgaaagtttttatttttctaaatataaattcaattatatatttatatatatatatatatatattttataagcatATGATTCACTCgtccaattattattattattattattattattattaaatatatgagCCTGCAAATTCTCCCATCTTTACACACCACAGACAACCTCAGTATATCAGAAGGTGTAGAAGAAATGTGATGTGCTGCAAAAATAAGttttaatgcacacacacacacaccaggcgATGGCGGGAGGCGATGTGACGTCATGATCTGATGATGTTATccaacatacacaacacacacacacattaataactGTGAGAGGAGGTCACTGAGTTGAGGATCTCTGCTTTATTACCAATGTGTTATCAGTTATCATGTTCAGATCATTGTATTCAGGCTGAGAGATAAAGCCGTTCATTACACTGAAATGAGTTCAGTTCTGATATGTTATCAAAAGCATAAAAACAGAGGATCCTGATTCTCAGGTTCACATTTGGGTCTCCATAGAGACCAATTTCTGTGtaattctctctctgtgtgtctcttctCCACAAATTTCCATTTGAATATTTAGTAACAAGTTCTACAGAACAAGCTTACATTGCTATATGTGCAAGAAAGTGCTACGTAAAGTTCCCACGCAGGTATTTCTTCAACTTGCCTGCCAGGTTTAAGACTGTAATAACATGCAAGTCTGGAGGATAACAGCAGTGTTGCTAAAACACACATCTGATCAGTGTTAGCATTAGTTACTGGGTTTGTAATTGTAATACATCATCGCCAGTGCTACCTTTTTGGCGGGTTTGGCTTTGGATCATTTATTTTCGTCAGCAGAG
This genomic window contains:
- the stn1 gene encoding CST complex subunit STN1 isoform X1; translation: MMDGDQGSAEDEPPSLLWGLDPVFSAYARLYVKDILQIRESRQVPGIFFYKSHPLFQVDVLGTVVYRREREDFYCYGVDDSTGVINCLCWKDEKWRDHGDSVKAAVRGPAGGGFNIEEQLRKLQEAERSSSVLQIGDLLRVRGSLKTSREQREIMASSFYKVNDPVMSVQISRMLEMPQLYRDCYDKPFHVPSSELSASSTDGPSSFQSVLGQSVHILKEFLKEKEVTRFRPYDVEYLLYPLIQQPGPNTSAEKEPGSVRSIIPAQSRNLLKETLKILQVEGEIFRKVLSQDEVYNVTEHDKDLLAAICEILREDCKREKYAEKGCHVLHILSSVRQKYSGNLSREALDVALRFLECNSDIISTTDAYYTVL